The Fusarium fujikuroi IMI 58289 draft genome, chromosome FFUJ_chr01 sequence CGTTatcttgaagttgtttgGTTAGAGGTATGTTGAAGCAATAGCATAGCGAACAGCTACCTAACCTTAGCCTCCAGGTTGCCAGAGCACGACGTAGGCCAGTAAAAGAGTGGATCCTACAGCGAGGAAACAGCCCGCCCAGGGTATTAGTTGGATTAATGATGCAGTGACGGGCTTTTGTTGATCCGCGTACACTATGCCTTAGGTATTTCCAGACAGGTACGTATCAGATCCTAGATATGGCCCTTGCCCTGCTATTGCCCGCCGAATGGAAGCTTCCCGTCCCCGGAAGAGAAGCCGGCGCGACCCTTCTAAATGCGAAGCGAATCAATCATGCCGACAGCTAAAATTTCAGTCCTAACTCGGAGCTTCCAAACTTCCTGATATCTACCTACCCACCACAGCCACTGTACACTTACTTAAGTGCATCAGCCTATCTCCGTCGAGTCTTCCTCGTCATTTACTTTGTTGCTACCAAAACCTAAAATATAATTCCTCACATACCCTCACAATGTTCCGCCAGGCCATTGCTACCTCATCCCGCGCTCTGCGAGCTGCTCCCAAGGTTGCCGTCCCCCGACCTTTTATTCAGTCGCAATTCCAGGCTGCGCCCGCCTTTGCTCTCAGATCCGTTCAGCCCGCCGTTTCGAGATGGTACAGTGACGCCAAGGAGACTGAGGCCAAGCCTGCTGAGGAGGCCAAAACGGAGGAAAAGCCCGCTGAGGCTGAAAAAGAGAGCGATCCTCTcgctgagctcaagaaggaacTTGCAGCCAAGGAGAACGAGGTTAAGGACTGGAAGGTTTGTGATAACCAAATATACAATTTGATATGGGAAGACTGACTCTCTTGTAGGATAAGTGTATGCGCACCGTCGCCGACTTCCGCAACCTTCAAGAGCGTACCACACGTGAGGTCAAGTCCGCTAAAGATTTTGCCATCCAAAAATTCGCCAAGGATCTCGTCGACAGCGTCGACAACCTCGACCGCGCCCTTGGAATGGTTCCCAAGGATAAGCTCAACGCCCCAGACCGACCTGAGGGCCTGGAGGATCTCGCCAACCTGTATGAGGGTCTCAAGATGACCGAAGATATCCTCATGAACACCCTCGAGAAGCATGGCCTCGAGCGACTCAATCCCGAGGGCGAGAAGTTCAACCCCAACGAGCAGGAGGCCACTTTTATGACTCCCCAGCCCGATAAGGAGGATGGCACTGTTTTCTTCGTTCAACAGAAGGGCTTCAAGCTTAACGGCCGGGTGCTGCGCGCCGCCAAGGTCGGTGTTGTCAAGAACAAATAAGCATATCGTTCTTCCATAATGACGGAGATGTGTGTTTTGATGACATCTCCACACTCAATCGCATCTTGCGTGTATTTTTAGACGAGGTTATATCGGTTGGCGTTGGCTCTATGTATAATGCTCCCCTCATGATGGTCATTTTTCAACTTGTATGATGGTTACAGATGCTTGGACAGGAGAAAAGTTTCAAAAGAGCTGGGGCATTTGTACATAAATAACAAGACGTACATGTATAACAGTGGGGGCAACTGGGCGGTATAGTCGACCTAAGAAGGTCTTTTCAGGTCATGATCCATAATGTCCAGAGGCAAAAATGAATAGGTACCTAAGCTGGCAACTCAgctatgatgatgatgaagcatgTGAAGCGGGCTTGTGCAAAAGATAGTCACAATGTGGTCATAGAACTCGCGAAATAAATCTagaagtaaataaataaatcaTGAACTGACTGTTAATCTCACCGCCGTGCCGTTGTGGCAAAgccttatttatttatcgGGGTTCACGGGCTGAAGTTTATATTCGAAAGTATGACTCAGTCTTTGTTCACTCAACTGATGAGTTACAAATCTATCGCAGGAGGCATTAATATACATCACAGGAACGCACTTATTTAGTTGTAAGCTTTGATTCCAGCGATCCTATCAACTCAGTACAACCACGCACCAAAACACTAACAAAAGGAAGGCCATCAAAACACCCAGCACCACAACTTGCCTGGTGCCAACGGTAGGATACATATAAAAAAACAGCCTGCAACTCTAGTTGCTCCCCTATCTCATAAGTCACTTtcaaataataaaaaaagcaaATACAAATGTGCGCGCTTCCtcccatgccatgccatgccatacTTTCGATCCCGAACTATGTCCCCCTATCCCTCCGAGATACATCTGTTGTGTAGGTGAACGCCTGCGATGTCCTCTCTCTGGGCCTGTTTACCTACCACGAGTGAGTTCCTTATCAATGTTAAAACAGCAATGAAGGTAAAGAAATAACGTAAATGTGAATCGTTATAAGAAACAATGTTCATGCGATGGTCATTACAACTCTTTTAATGCTGGCCCATCGAGCTGCCTTTTCTTTATGTGGCCCTCCTGGCCTCCCCTCCCCAGGAGAAGATGACAAGGGAGGCTTTGCAAGACAATGATGAGTAGAAAAGTTCCTCAATCCAAGAAATCAATCTTTCATCCATCTCTGGCCGTGAGCGCCTTTAGAGGATTGGAcaccttctcttcttcctcttaaTCTGTCCCACCCCAGGTGTTGATTCCTTGGAAGAACCTGAGGCTGCGGCCGCCTCGATGGTTTTCC is a genomic window containing:
- a CDS encoding probable heat shock protein MGE1 precursor; its protein translation is MFRQAIATSSRALRAAPKVAVPRPFIQSQFQAAPAFALRSVQPAVSRWYSDAKETEAKPAEEAKTEEKPAEAEKESDPLAELKKELAAKENEVKDWKDKCMRTVADFRNLQERTTREVKSAKDFAIQKFAKDLVDSVDNLDRALGMVPKDKLNAPDRPEGLEDLANLYEGLKMTEDILMNTLEKHGLERLNPEGEKFNPNEQEATFMTPQPDKEDGTVFFVQQKGFKLNGRVLRAAKVGVVKNK